The Rhizoctonia solani chromosome 14, complete sequence genome has a segment encoding these proteins:
- a CDS encoding Fungal specific transcription factor domain — translation MRRVMFDSTTSTGPEELASGLGPSASTITLAVSPSSESGPTALPDLSGDAPSSFSLPEIYQVTIRDFQRSSQTSVVEYSSATVKDNLVSQESSSGSQLVPCSDNDQFVTIDTLDGHSETLGLSQGQLSLQSSPDSASSPPSSSRSLRNSLITSISTGPDTSIALTSGQASLLSSLFSLARSDSQSPKLTETNPNNQVVGSQDGPSWPSVLWHEDEDSVANDDNDDPEGIRAIICRSPTPDPNTRSNALPFVLQASSQDAHWVSFIAFEPLKVAGMIREGVVMQFASSPGVRTRICLIANVIGRLSNVPELGHREMSIVGMLRTQAHQQIEDFHSEGPAIERARDMQNAHRVLDSMMEMVLIQRYSSPLSNIVTLMGAAASVFRRACPEPSDQLVNLPNILTSPGLNLQHFAATDVLISVATARPMFFKYDVKCTPQTYAQLLKGDYGLRWLHGAPDHFIVLLAWINALYEEYGTNVDPMYIGEIESQVRSTKIEPNFTPDAVLLILRLAVQECWRQAVCVYLYMVLCGAQADDPRVTRAVRSFVYIVDGVSPGRNPDSFLFIPIMMVGCFAHREQDRSVLRRRMMGLQECSNPGAASYECLEVLEDVWERTRAEDRPAVWSDLRLSYRKITGV, via the exons ATGCGGCGGGTTATGTTTGACTCAACCACAAGTACGGGCCCAGAGGAGTTAGCAAGTGGCCTTGGGCCCTCGGCGTCGACTATAACGCTGGCAGTTTCTCCAAGCAGTGAATCTGGGCCGACCGCCCTACCCGACCTGTCTGGAGACGCCCCAAGCTCATTTAGTTTACCGGAAATTTATCAGGTTACGATTCGGGATTTCCAACGCAGCAGCCAGACCTCAGTGGTCGAGTACAGCTCTGCCACTGTCAAGGATAATCTTGTATCACAGGAATCTTCTTCCGGATCCCAGCTGGTTCCCTGCTCTGACAACGATCAATTCGTGACCATAGATACACTTGACGGGCATTCCGAAACTCTCGGTTTATCTCAGGGCCAGCTTTCGTTACAGTCATCACCTGACTCAGCCTCGAGCCCGCCCTCATCCTCGAGGTCCCTGCGTAATTCTTTGATTACGTCTATCAGCACAGGCCCCGACACTTCCATTGCCTTGACTTCTGGACAAGCAAGTCTACTCAGCTCGCTTTTTAGCCTTGCTCGCTCAGACAGCCaaagtcccaagctaactGAAACAAATCCGAATAATCAAGTCGTTGGTTCCCAGGATGGGCCGAGCTGGCCATCTGTACTATGGCATGAAGATGAGGACTCGGTAGCGAACGACGACAATGACGACCCTGAAGGCATCAGAGCCATCATTTGTAGATCGCCCACGCCTGATCCCAACACTCGAAGCAATGCACTGCCATTTGTGCTCCAAGCCT CCTCTCAAGATGCCCATTGGGTGAGCTTCATAGCGTTCGAGCCCCTGAAAGTTGCAGGCATGATCAGAGAAGGCGTGGTCATGCAGTTTGCAAGCTCGCCTGGGGTCCGAACAAGGATATGTCTGATTGCGAATGTCATCGGCAGGCTAAGCAATGTTCCAGAGCTTGGTCACAGGGAGATGTCGATTGTGGGGATGCTTCGAACTCAGGCTCACCAGCAGATCGAAGACTTCCACTCCGAAGGACCTGCCATTGAACGGGCAAGAGATATGCAGAACGCACATAGGGTGCTGGACAGCATGATGGAG ATGGTCTTGATTCAGCGTTACTCGAGCCCTCTGTCCAACATAGTCACGCTTATGGGGGCTGCTGCATCAGTGTTTCGACGAGCTTGCCCAGAGCCTTCCGATCAGCTCGTCAATCTACCGAACATACTCACCTCACCCGGGCTGAATCTTCAGCATTTTGCCGCTACGGACGTGCTCATAAGCGTTGCCACAGCACGGCCTATGTTCTTCAAGTACGATGTCAAGTGTACACCCCAGACGTATGCTCAGCTACTCAAAGGGGACTATGGCCTTCGATGGCTACACGGAGCACCGGACCATTTTATCGTGCTTCTGGCCTGGATAAATGCGCTATATGAAGAGTATGGGACCAACGTGGACCCTATGTACATAGGCGAGATCGAGAGTCAAGTGCGGAGCACAAAGATCGAGCCAAATTTCACGCCCGATGCCGTCCTGCTTATTCTGAGGCTCGCGGTACAAGAATGTTGGCGCCAAGCTGTTTGCGTTTACCTCTATATG GTTCTGTGCGGAGCTCAAGCTGATGACCCAAGGGTCACGAGAGCCGTGAGGTCTTTTGTGTATATAGTTGACGGTGTCAGTCCTGGGAGAAATCCGGACTCTTTCCTCTTCATTCCAATCATGATG GTTGGATGCTTTGCACACCGCGAACAAGATCGTAGCGTGCTTCGTCGGCGTATGATGGGCCTTCAAGAATGTAGTAATCCTGGGGCCGCCAGCTATGAATGTCTGGAAGTACTGGAAGATGTTTGGGAGAGGACTCGAGCTGAAGATCGACCAGCAGTCTGGTCGGATTTGAGGTTATCATATCGCAAAATCACGGGGGTATAA
- a CDS encoding Fungal Zn(2)-Cys(6) binuclear cluster domain, translating to MPSGYTVTNRSTTGCYTCKRRKKKCDERQPTCLRCEKAGKECEGYAPLENPDSRGLMRRTRLAPSHGIGKANGLTKGLENRPGSSSRSTTSVPPAPHIVSHEHPYQAYPHPQTDAGDPYRSTNVPYIDQRRISLQDSPSPPSSSSSFDPVQYYPPANPPPRVRPYPQSLVVSSRQGSNQYQGLYRPAPPGSYRPQPIQTGKAGVVYGPFWPSSPTTSSDGDERSAHPEEEDPESAKINQVMCTTPVLDANTRSNALAFVLQCYARWVNFVVFDPLWVVGAMKENVIKQFSNSEAARSRIILVANILGVLGKSPGNTPRSTSIVETLTTEAHGIINRFKQRTPTPEREVDMANASKALDLMMEASK from the exons ATGCCCAGCGGGTACACGGTAACGAATAGATCCACCACCGGGTGCTACACTTGTAAACGCAG GAAAAAGAAATGCGATGAG CGACAACCAACTTGCCTAAGGTGCGAGAAGGCCGGAAAGGAATGTGAAGGATATGCTCCACTGGAGAATCCTGATAGCAGGGGGCTAATGCGACGAACGAGACTGGCGCCTTCTCACGGGATCGGGAAAGCAAATGGATTGACCAAAGGACTCGAAAACAGGCCAGGCTCTTCATCGCGCAGCACCACGAGCGTGCCGCCCGCTCCTCACATTGTTTCTCACGAACATCCGTACCAAGCCTATCCGCATCCTCAGACTGATGCTGGGGATCCCTACAGGTCCACCAATGTGCCGTATATCGATCAGCGCCGCATTTCCTTGCAGGATTCTCCATCACCGCCGTCCTCATCTTCGTCGTTTGACCCAGTTCAGTATTATCCACCCGCAAATCCACCACCTAGGGTTCGCCCCTATCCTCAATCCTTGGTAGTCTCGAGTCGTCAGGGGTCCAATCAATATCAGGGCTTGTACCGGCCAGCCCCTCCGGGATCTTACAGGCCCCAACCGATCCAAACCGGCAAGGCCGGCGTGGTATACGGCCCATTTTGGCCTTCAAGTCCAACCACCTCGTCAGATGGGGATGAAAGATCTGCGCACCCTGAAGAGGAAGACCCAGAAAGTGCAAAAATCAATCAAGTTATGTGTACCACCCCGGTTTTAGACGCTAACACACGCAGCAATGCGTTGGCGTTTGTGTTACAATGTT ATGCCCGATGGGTCAATTTTGTCGTATTTGATCCTCTATGGGTTGTTGGCGCGATGAAGGAGAACGTCATCAAACAATTCTCAAACTCCGAAGCAGCACGGTCCCGCATTATCCTAGTCGCTAATATATTGGGGGTGTTGGGTAAATCCCCGGGGAACACTCCGAGGAGTACATCGATTGTCGAGACATTGACTACCGAGGCACATGGTATTATCAATCGCTTTAAACAGAGGACACCTACTCCTGAGCGCGAAGTTGATATGGCCAATGCATCAAAAGCCTTGGATCTCATGATGGAGGCAAGTAAATAG